In a genomic window of Halobiforma lacisalsi AJ5:
- a CDS encoding DUF192 domain-containing protein produces MRVRHEPADGEPTTLASTVDLADSIVSQTRGLMFRRSLPDDYALAFRFDAAKTRDVHMLFVFVPLDVVWLVDGVVERVERLRPWRGFERARADTILELPAGTAAGVDPGDRVVLEGE; encoded by the coding sequence GTGCGCGTACGTCACGAACCGGCCGACGGCGAGCCGACGACCCTTGCATCGACGGTCGACCTCGCGGATTCGATCGTCAGCCAGACCCGCGGACTCATGTTCCGCCGATCGCTTCCCGACGACTACGCGCTCGCGTTCCGGTTCGACGCGGCGAAGACCCGGGACGTTCACATGCTGTTCGTCTTCGTTCCGCTCGACGTCGTCTGGCTCGTCGACGGCGTCGTCGAACGGGTCGAACGGCTCCGCCCCTGGCGCGGCTTCGAGCGTGCCCGGGCCGACACCATCCTCGAGTTGCCCGCGGGAACGGCGGCGGGCGTCGACCCCGGCGACCGGGTCGTCCTCGAGGGTGAGTGA
- a CDS encoding AAA family ATPase, which yields MDVTQASSECEAVLETVGDAVICDRSFLEEILVGVVARGHVLVEDVPGTGKTLTARSVADALGLSFSRIQFTPDLLPADVTGTHVFNERERTFEFNEGPIFANIVLADEINRAPPKTQAALLEAMEESQVTVDGETRQLPDPFFVIATQNPVEQEGTFPLPEAQVDRFLVKTAMGYPDEDGEIDLLRRRAGRETTSPSVESVLEPDQVDHLRSVPETIRVDDDLLEYVAALARETRTDGRVEVGVSPRGTQRLFEAARAYATIRGREYVTPDDIKRVAKPVLAHRLVLTPDATVNDVDKTRVVEGVLESVPVPTIQ from the coding sequence ATGGACGTCACCCAGGCCAGCAGCGAGTGCGAGGCCGTCCTCGAGACGGTCGGCGACGCCGTCATCTGCGACCGGTCGTTCCTCGAAGAGATCCTCGTCGGCGTCGTCGCGCGCGGACACGTCCTCGTCGAGGACGTACCCGGCACCGGCAAGACGCTGACCGCCCGCAGCGTCGCCGACGCGCTCGGCCTCTCGTTTTCCCGCATCCAGTTCACGCCCGACCTCCTCCCCGCGGACGTCACCGGAACGCACGTGTTCAACGAGCGCGAGCGGACCTTCGAGTTCAACGAGGGGCCGATCTTCGCCAACATCGTGCTCGCCGACGAGATCAATCGCGCGCCGCCGAAAACGCAGGCCGCCCTGCTCGAGGCGATGGAGGAGAGCCAGGTCACGGTCGACGGCGAGACCCGCCAGCTTCCGGACCCGTTCTTCGTCATCGCGACGCAGAACCCAGTCGAACAGGAGGGAACGTTCCCGCTTCCCGAAGCCCAGGTCGACCGCTTCCTCGTCAAAACCGCGATGGGGTACCCCGACGAGGACGGCGAGATCGATCTCCTGCGCCGGCGGGCCGGCCGCGAAACGACGAGTCCCTCGGTCGAGTCGGTGCTCGAGCCCGACCAGGTCGACCACCTCCGGTCGGTGCCGGAGACGATCCGCGTCGACGACGACCTGCTCGAGTACGTGGCCGCACTGGCCCGCGAGACGCGAACTGACGGCCGGGTCGAGGTCGGCGTCTCCCCGCGGGGGACCCAGCGGCTGTTCGAGGCCGCCCGGGCTTACGCGACGATCCGCGGCCGCGAGTACGTCACGCCGGACGACATCAAACGCGTCGCGAAGCCGGTCCTCGCTCACCGGCTGGTGTTGACACCCGATGCGACCGTCAACGACGTCGACAAAACCCGGGTCGTGGAGGGCGTCCTCGAGTCGGTGCCGGTCCCGACGATCCAGTAA
- a CDS encoding methyl-accepting chemotaxis protein, producing MIGKMRGLVPAVIRRSYALKFGIVLLLLALSVGAIGLVATASVTDSVEANALEDQEAFARQEAITIDNWNEQNERRTASTANTPVVEDGEVGEIQSYLNDLQLDLSGQVVDVHYVDQETGDLLATTADDAQTLEDVDFPDRDRIDSELSAVEVQRTDAYETDGSAAVSYYVSTSGSDRTAIVMTFDLEDVMTDLGGGEERDSVTFAVDRDGRLVLDGTFTGTGQDALQGDFVGNRFLEEYENDHSLLDEALGSQSPTHSDAIAYEGSPGGSLADEPYEFTPDGYVAAYHGTEMGLIVLTHTSAGDAYGFVDTVNQYGTLATVGGVLLIGLVGAVLGRNTAASIDRLTQKAARMEEGDLDVDLETKRIDNIGRLYDGFDSMRAELKDTIHEAERARAEAEAEREEVERINDHLERKATDYSDVMQSAADGDLTVRMDADGEHEAMTEIAEEFNEMLAEIETTIDRLTQFATDVATASEQVTASSEEVRSASREVSSSIQEISDGAERQHQSLQSVDTQMNNLSTTTQQIAASSNDVADIAERTARTSRDGREAAQEAIDACDDLEDEYRDVVAEFDELREQVDQIDELADTIAEIAEQTNMLALNANIEASRSASGSDTEGFSTVAAEVKELSQDVKGAAKQIGDRLEAVQTQTERSATEVDQTSEEIERVNDLVSDVVTALEDIADYAGQTNDGVQEISAATEQQAASTQEVVAMVDEVATISEETTAEAETVAAAAEEQTSALTEVSNSADELSQQATVLSEALDRFDTDADGDREAASLDDVAGLEEITEAESRDDGNSGESEASDGNSSTDDTDAAFAFDEDGDVVRTEGAEPDSPE from the coding sequence ATGATCGGGAAGATGCGAGGTCTGGTTCCGGCGGTCATCAGGCGCAGTTACGCGCTCAAGTTCGGCATCGTTCTGTTACTGTTGGCGCTCTCGGTGGGGGCGATCGGCCTGGTCGCGACGGCGAGCGTCACCGACAGCGTCGAGGCGAACGCCCTCGAGGACCAGGAGGCGTTCGCGAGACAGGAGGCGATCACGATCGACAACTGGAACGAGCAAAACGAGCGGCGAACCGCGAGTACCGCCAACACGCCCGTCGTCGAGGACGGGGAGGTCGGCGAGATCCAGTCGTACCTCAACGACCTGCAACTGGATCTCTCCGGACAGGTCGTCGACGTCCACTACGTCGACCAGGAGACGGGCGATCTCCTCGCGACGACCGCTGACGACGCCCAGACGCTCGAGGACGTCGATTTCCCAGACCGCGATCGGATCGATTCCGAACTGTCCGCGGTCGAGGTCCAGCGCACCGATGCCTACGAAACCGACGGTTCGGCGGCCGTCTCCTACTACGTCAGCACCAGTGGCTCGGACCGGACGGCCATCGTGATGACCTTCGACCTCGAGGACGTGATGACGGACCTCGGCGGGGGCGAGGAGCGAGATTCCGTCACGTTCGCGGTCGATCGCGACGGCCGACTGGTTCTCGACGGCACGTTCACCGGGACCGGACAGGACGCGCTCCAGGGCGATTTCGTCGGGAACCGCTTCCTCGAGGAGTACGAGAACGACCACAGCCTGCTCGACGAGGCTCTCGGGAGTCAGAGCCCCACCCACTCGGACGCCATCGCGTACGAGGGGTCGCCCGGCGGCTCGCTCGCGGACGAACCCTACGAGTTCACACCGGACGGCTACGTCGCGGCCTACCACGGCACGGAGATGGGGTTGATCGTGCTGACCCATACGTCGGCCGGGGACGCCTACGGGTTCGTCGACACGGTCAACCAGTACGGCACGCTGGCCACGGTCGGCGGGGTCCTCCTGATCGGTCTCGTCGGGGCGGTTCTCGGCCGCAATACAGCCGCTTCGATCGACCGTCTCACCCAAAAGGCCGCCCGAATGGAGGAGGGGGACCTCGACGTCGATCTCGAGACGAAGCGCATCGACAATATCGGGCGACTCTACGACGGCTTCGACTCGATGCGGGCCGAACTCAAGGACACGATCCACGAGGCCGAGCGGGCCCGCGCCGAGGCCGAAGCCGAGCGCGAGGAGGTCGAGCGGATCAACGACCACCTCGAGCGGAAGGCCACCGACTACAGCGACGTGATGCAGTCGGCCGCCGACGGCGACCTGACCGTCCGAATGGACGCCGACGGCGAACACGAGGCGATGACCGAGATCGCCGAGGAGTTCAACGAGATGCTCGCCGAGATCGAGACGACGATCGACCGGCTCACTCAGTTCGCGACCGACGTCGCGACGGCCAGCGAGCAGGTCACTGCCTCGAGCGAGGAAGTCCGCTCCGCGAGCCGGGAGGTCAGCAGTTCGATCCAGGAAATCTCCGATGGCGCCGAACGGCAACACCAGTCGCTGCAGTCGGTCGACACCCAGATGAACAACCTGTCGACGACGACCCAGCAGATCGCGGCCTCCTCGAACGACGTCGCCGACATCGCCGAACGAACCGCCCGCACCAGCCGCGACGGGCGCGAGGCCGCCCAGGAGGCGATCGACGCCTGTGACGACCTCGAGGACGAGTACCGCGACGTCGTCGCCGAGTTCGACGAACTGCGCGAGCAGGTCGACCAGATCGACGAACTGGCCGATACGATCGCCGAGATCGCCGAGCAGACGAACATGCTCGCGCTGAACGCCAACATCGAGGCCTCCCGCTCCGCGAGCGGCAGCGACACGGAAGGGTTCAGCACGGTCGCCGCGGAGGTCAAGGAACTCTCCCAGGACGTCAAGGGGGCCGCAAAGCAGATCGGCGACCGCCTCGAGGCGGTCCAGACCCAGACCGAGCGATCGGCTACGGAGGTCGATCAAACCAGCGAGGAGATCGAACGGGTCAACGACCTCGTCTCCGACGTCGTCACGGCGCTCGAGGACATCGCCGACTACGCCGGCCAGACGAACGACGGCGTCCAGGAGATATCGGCGGCGACCGAACAGCAGGCCGCGTCGACCCAGGAGGTCGTCGCGATGGTCGACGAAGTGGCGACGATTTCGGAAGAGACGACCGCCGAAGCCGAAACGGTTGCCGCGGCCGCCGAGGAGCAGACCTCCGCGCTGACCGAGGTGTCGAACTCCGCGGACGAACTGAGCCAGCAGGCGACGGTCCTCTCGGAGGCGCTGGATCGGTTCGACACGGACGCCGACGGCGACCGCGAGGCCGCGTCGCTCGACGACGTCGCGGGACTCGAGGAGATCACTGAAGCGGAATCACGGGACGACGGGAACAGCGGAGAGTCCGAAGCGAGCGACGGGAACTCGAGCACGGACGACACCGATGCCGCGTTCGCCTTCGACGAGGACGGCGACGTCGTCCGGACCGAGGGCGCCGAACCGGATTCGCCGGAGTAG
- a CDS encoding DUF5800 family protein, whose amino-acid sequence MTTLAFDDDGVDVVYEGTEFRLERDLIEEATEKSYHDVTDHEVLKIVAEQPNLQGEPRRIGDILD is encoded by the coding sequence ATGACGACTCTCGCGTTCGACGACGATGGCGTCGACGTCGTGTACGAAGGGACCGAGTTCCGCCTCGAGCGGGACCTCATCGAGGAGGCAACCGAGAAATCCTACCACGACGTCACGGACCACGAAGTGCTGAAGATCGTCGCAGAGCAGCCGAACCTGCAGGGCGAACCGCGGCGAATCGGCGACATTCTGGACTGA
- a CDS encoding 4Fe-4S ferredoxin N-terminal domain-containing protein gives MSDAPDDATDDDAFHPLGETAEAEFEAMLEETEYDAELGMEMAKDAMRLTKGEITEEEFYDRYHEDVLEEFGEDERPMADRIEAAREEPDDPGAVGELLSTIGGDESRRKMMKKMGAGASAVGLGAFGASKSPDPPSSVTQEEEDDGHGGGGDAEAEGTQWGMALDLEVCDGCLSCVVACNAEHNWNQGANWMYILAYDDGLVESPEAEDYESTRDFNYLIRPCQHCTDAPCEKVCPTTARHTRDDGGLVLTDYDVCIGCRYCQVACPYGVNYFKWDDPNETAQEMDADMRFDKRDRWVAGAGPRGVMEKCVFDPPRQDGQMGEDMVGTTACEEACPPGAIQFGDMHDPESDPQQYLENVALARAQEHDPEDEELQDAIAILEGEEEPAEDEDDDGLTEDEAQDLLEDEYGDGTGRFKLLEEYNTNPNVTYIGNEPGPHAEQVPGPVAYDDVGMTDVRKDELDEKTVGGELGL, from the coding sequence ATGAGTGACGCACCCGACGACGCTACCGACGACGATGCGTTCCACCCGCTGGGTGAAACCGCCGAAGCGGAGTTCGAGGCGATGCTGGAGGAGACCGAGTACGACGCGGAACTCGGGATGGAGATGGCGAAAGACGCGATGCGGCTCACGAAGGGGGAGATCACCGAGGAGGAGTTCTACGATCGCTATCACGAGGACGTCCTCGAGGAGTTCGGCGAGGACGAACGGCCGATGGCCGATCGGATCGAGGCGGCCCGGGAAGAGCCGGACGACCCCGGTGCCGTCGGCGAGTTGCTCTCGACGATCGGCGGCGACGAGTCACGGCGGAAGATGATGAAGAAGATGGGCGCCGGTGCCAGCGCCGTCGGACTCGGTGCGTTCGGGGCCAGCAAGTCTCCGGATCCGCCGTCGAGCGTGACCCAGGAAGAGGAGGACGACGGCCACGGCGGGGGCGGCGACGCCGAGGCGGAGGGAACCCAGTGGGGAATGGCGCTCGACCTCGAGGTCTGTGACGGCTGTCTCTCCTGTGTCGTGGCCTGTAACGCCGAACACAACTGGAACCAGGGGGCAAACTGGATGTACATCCTGGCCTACGACGACGGGCTCGTCGAGTCCCCGGAGGCCGAGGACTACGAGTCGACCCGCGATTTCAACTACCTGATCCGGCCCTGCCAGCACTGTACCGACGCGCCCTGCGAGAAGGTGTGCCCGACGACGGCCCGCCACACCCGCGACGACGGCGGACTCGTCCTGACCGACTACGACGTCTGTATCGGCTGTCGATACTGTCAGGTCGCCTGTCCGTACGGCGTCAACTATTTCAAGTGGGACGACCCGAACGAGACCGCCCAGGAGATGGACGCCGACATGCGGTTCGACAAGCGCGACCGCTGGGTCGCCGGCGCCGGTCCCCGGGGCGTCATGGAGAAATGCGTTTTCGATCCGCCGAGACAGGACGGACAGATGGGCGAGGACATGGTCGGGACCACGGCCTGCGAAGAGGCCTGTCCCCCGGGCGCGATCCAGTTCGGCGACATGCACGACCCCGAGAGCGATCCCCAGCAGTACCTCGAGAACGTCGCGCTCGCCCGCGCGCAAGAGCACGATCCCGAGGACGAAGAGCTCCAGGACGCGATCGCGATCCTCGAGGGCGAGGAGGAGCCGGCGGAGGACGAGGACGACGATGGACTGACCGAAGACGAGGCCCAGGATCTCCTCGAGGACGAGTACGGCGACGGAACCGGGCGGTTCAAACTCCTCGAGGAGTACAACACCAACCCGAACGTCACCTACATCGGTAACGAGCCAGGGCCTCACGCCGAGCAGGTCCCGGGACCGGTCGCCTACGACGACGTGGGGATGACCGACGTCCGCAAGGACGAACTCGACGAAAAGACGGTCGGCGGCGAACTGGGGCTCTGA
- a CDS encoding (R)-citramalate synthase has product MSVDHTPEETIPSDRTVRLLDTTLRDGEQAPGVSLSPDEKVDVARSLERAGVSVVEAGSACTGAGERRAISRVTDLDLDARVTSFCRGLERDVDLALECDVDGVHVVVPASDRHVESKVGTSLEDNLATTAELVEYATDHDLWVEVIGEDGSRADLDYLEALGERALEAGADRFCFADTVGHAGPERTATAVARLAELGPVSAHTHDDLGLGVANALAAVSAGADLVHCTVDGLGERAGNVALEEVAIALEHVYGVETVDLEQLYDLAQVVSRATGVQLPPNKAVVGENAFTHESGIHTDGTLKDDKMYEPYPPETVGRERRLALGKHTGRAGVEAALEEHGVEATDDEVAEIATRVTELGDRGRRVTDADLLAIAEDVTGDDRERVVELCDLNATSGGAVPTASVRLDVDGEERVASGTGSGPVDAAVSAVREALGSQADAELESYHVDAVTGGTDAVVTVEVTMVRNDRSVTVARSEADITRASVEAMVDALDRLLASESQPLAPADD; this is encoded by the coding sequence TTGTCCGTAGATCACACCCCCGAAGAGACGATTCCGTCCGATCGTACCGTCCGCCTGCTCGACACGACGCTCAGAGATGGCGAACAAGCTCCCGGCGTCTCGCTGTCGCCCGACGAGAAAGTCGACGTGGCCCGCTCGCTCGAGCGTGCTGGCGTCTCGGTCGTCGAGGCCGGCAGCGCGTGTACGGGCGCGGGCGAACGCCGCGCGATCTCGCGCGTCACGGATCTGGACCTGGACGCCCGCGTCACGAGTTTCTGCCGTGGGCTGGAACGCGATGTCGACCTCGCGCTCGAGTGTGACGTCGACGGCGTCCACGTCGTCGTCCCTGCAAGCGACCGACACGTCGAGTCGAAGGTGGGCACCTCGCTCGAGGACAACCTCGCGACGACGGCCGAACTCGTCGAGTACGCCACGGACCACGACCTGTGGGTCGAGGTCATCGGCGAGGACGGCTCGCGAGCGGACCTCGACTATCTCGAGGCCCTGGGCGAGCGGGCCCTCGAAGCGGGCGCGGACCGGTTCTGTTTCGCCGACACTGTCGGGCACGCGGGACCGGAACGCACCGCGACGGCGGTGGCCCGGCTCGCGGAGCTGGGGCCGGTCAGCGCACACACCCACGACGACCTCGGACTCGGGGTGGCGAACGCACTGGCGGCCGTCTCCGCGGGGGCCGATCTGGTCCACTGTACGGTCGACGGACTCGGCGAGCGCGCCGGCAACGTCGCCCTCGAGGAGGTCGCGATCGCCCTCGAGCACGTCTACGGCGTCGAGACCGTCGACCTCGAGCAACTGTACGACCTCGCCCAGGTCGTCTCGCGGGCGACCGGCGTCCAGTTGCCACCGAACAAGGCCGTCGTCGGCGAGAACGCCTTCACCCACGAGAGCGGAATCCACACCGACGGCACGCTGAAAGACGACAAGATGTACGAGCCGTACCCGCCGGAGACGGTCGGCCGCGAACGACGACTCGCGCTCGGCAAACACACCGGCCGGGCGGGCGTCGAGGCCGCCCTCGAGGAACACGGCGTCGAGGCGACCGACGACGAGGTCGCCGAGATCGCCACCCGAGTGACCGAACTCGGTGATCGCGGCCGCCGGGTTACCGACGCCGATCTGCTGGCGATCGCCGAGGACGTGACGGGCGACGACCGCGAGCGCGTCGTCGAACTGTGCGATCTCAACGCAACCAGCGGCGGGGCGGTCCCCACGGCGAGCGTCCGCCTCGACGTCGACGGCGAGGAGCGAGTCGCCAGCGGTACCGGTTCGGGGCCGGTCGACGCCGCAGTGTCGGCCGTCCGGGAGGCGCTCGGCTCGCAGGCCGACGCAGAACTCGAGTCCTACCACGTCGACGCTGTCACCGGCGGCACCGACGCCGTCGTTACCGTCGAGGTGACGATGGTCCGGAACGACCGCTCGGTGACCGTGGCCCGCAGCGAGGCCGACATCACTCGCGCGAGCGTCGAGGCGATGGTCGACGCGCTCGACCGGTTGCTCGCGAGCGAATCGCAGCCGCTCGCGCCGGCGGACGACTGA
- a CDS encoding DUF7097 family protein — MEKTPQGTPVGVDDPYEYAGVCDHLTGEGTCRYAFGHYEHDPEFARERAQEDYECPVVDPEREETWADCPHFRSRNRDRECVRCGLEEKRMAHDDERPLLEEHHLSYARDGEELSHEITIYLCRWCHSKVHDSWARITDDAAPEPEAIAELEGRRSREQDELGFESAADRYDPGAGDDAGTADE, encoded by the coding sequence ATGGAAAAAACGCCCCAGGGGACGCCGGTCGGAGTCGACGACCCCTACGAGTACGCGGGCGTCTGCGATCACCTGACCGGCGAGGGGACGTGCCGGTATGCGTTCGGCCACTACGAGCACGACCCCGAGTTCGCGCGCGAGCGCGCTCAGGAGGACTACGAGTGTCCCGTCGTCGACCCCGAGCGCGAGGAGACGTGGGCCGACTGCCCGCACTTCCGGTCGCGCAACCGCGACCGGGAGTGCGTCCGCTGTGGCCTCGAGGAAAAGCGGATGGCCCACGACGACGAGCGGCCGCTGCTCGAGGAACACCACCTCTCCTACGCCCGTGATGGCGAGGAACTCTCCCACGAGATCACGATCTATCTCTGTCGCTGGTGTCACTCGAAGGTCCACGACTCGTGGGCGCGGATCACCGACGACGCCGCGCCGGAGCCCGAAGCCATCGCGGAACTCGAGGGCCGGCGGAGCCGCGAGCAGGACGAACTGGGCTTCGAGTCGGCGGCGGACCGGTACGACCCGGGTGCGGGCGACGACGCCGGGACGGCCGACGAGTGA
- a CDS encoding saccharopine dehydrogenase family protein has protein sequence MSQVLVYGSYGFVGSLIAREAIDRGLEVVLAGRDGDRLRQQVDDLDRPGRRFALEDPDVVAEAIDGADVDCVLNCAGPFSNTADPLVEGCLRTNTDYVDITGEIPVIEGIADRDAAAIDAGVSLLPAVGFSVVAMDCLAAHLDRRLPEADALALGADSLRPPSIGTVRTVLEGAEDGGAVYRDGTLERVPAAWRTRRIDFGRGTRPAVTMPTGDVSTAHYTTGVPDVTVYVLAPPPVTTALKAHRYLAPIVAATPVRETLKQLAGYVREGPGSWSRKRGSVYVWGEARVDSEAGEGGDPDEKEPQTRAVSRLQTPDAYVVTVDAAVTAVERVLEGDVDPGFRTPGGAFGPEFVLELEGVDGFFDESTPESGTPPVDVCSP, from the coding sequence GTGTCACAGGTACTCGTCTACGGCTCGTACGGGTTCGTCGGCTCCCTGATCGCCCGCGAAGCGATCGACCGGGGGCTCGAGGTCGTCCTCGCCGGTCGTGACGGTGACCGGCTCCGGCAGCAGGTCGACGACCTCGACCGGCCGGGCCGGCGGTTCGCGCTCGAGGACCCCGACGTCGTCGCCGAGGCGATCGACGGCGCGGACGTCGACTGCGTGTTGAACTGTGCCGGCCCCTTCTCGAACACGGCCGACCCGCTCGTCGAGGGCTGTCTGCGGACGAACACCGACTACGTCGACATCACCGGCGAAATCCCCGTCATCGAGGGGATCGCCGACCGCGACGCGGCGGCGATCGACGCCGGCGTCTCGTTGCTCCCGGCCGTCGGCTTCTCGGTCGTCGCAATGGACTGTCTCGCGGCGCACCTCGACCGGCGACTCCCCGAAGCCGACGCGCTCGCACTCGGCGCGGACTCGCTGCGCCCGCCCTCGATCGGCACCGTCCGGACCGTCCTCGAGGGGGCCGAAGACGGCGGAGCCGTCTACCGGGACGGGACGCTCGAACGCGTGCCGGCCGCGTGGCGGACGCGACGGATCGACTTCGGCCGGGGAACCAGACCGGCGGTGACGATGCCGACGGGCGACGTCTCGACGGCCCACTACACGACTGGCGTGCCGGACGTGACCGTCTACGTCCTCGCGCCGCCGCCGGTCACGACGGCGCTGAAAGCCCACCGCTACCTCGCGCCGATCGTCGCCGCCACGCCGGTCCGCGAGACGCTGAAGCAACTCGCGGGCTACGTCCGAGAGGGACCCGGTTCGTGGTCCCGAAAGCGCGGGTCGGTGTACGTCTGGGGCGAAGCGCGGGTCGATAGTGAGGCCGGCGAGGGTGGCGACCCCGACGAGAAGGAGCCCCAAACCCGTGCGGTCTCGCGACTCCAGACCCCGGACGCCTACGTCGTGACCGTCGACGCCGCCGTGACCGCGGTCGAACGCGTCCTCGAGGGGGACGTCGACCCCGGCTTTCGAACGCCAGGCGGTGCGTTCGGCCCCGAATTCGTCCTCGAACTCGAGGGCGTCGACGGGTTCTTCGACGAGTCGACGCCCGAATCCGGGACGCCGCCGGTCGACGTTTGCTCGCCCTGA
- a CDS encoding SRPBCC family protein — MTADSSETAFDERTAPPDRRSRATDEPNVGRWERVASAAIGGALVVRGLRDRSLSGASTAAVGAALVTRGLTGRSRLYRLLDTDGDAGEGLALEAAYDERKPTVARSIIVGQPAAELTEYWRDPDHLDRIAGRFADVSGDPAAEERHHWRADAPLGRSLEWEALLVEDEPGDRLRWQSLEGAPIGYECTISFEPAPGDRGTLVDLEIEYDPPGGPIGDAVLSRFGTPVDLVAGESLRRFKSLAETGEIPSVEANPSGRGRGDLV; from the coding sequence ATGACGGCCGACTCGAGCGAAACCGCGTTCGACGAGCGGACCGCTCCTCCGGATCGGCGCTCCCGGGCTACCGACGAACCGAACGTCGGCCGGTGGGAACGCGTCGCGTCGGCGGCGATCGGCGGCGCGCTCGTCGTACGCGGCCTCCGGGATCGGTCCCTCTCCGGCGCGTCGACGGCGGCGGTCGGTGCGGCCCTGGTCACCCGCGGATTGACCGGTCGTAGCCGGCTCTATCGGCTGCTCGACACCGACGGGGACGCCGGCGAGGGACTCGCTCTCGAGGCCGCGTACGACGAGCGAAAGCCGACCGTCGCGCGATCGATCATCGTGGGGCAACCGGCAGCGGAACTCACGGAGTACTGGCGCGATCCCGACCACCTCGACCGGATCGCCGGCCGGTTCGCCGACGTCTCCGGCGATCCGGCGGCCGAGGAACGCCACCACTGGCGCGCGGACGCCCCGCTGGGCCGGTCCCTCGAGTGGGAGGCCCTGCTGGTCGAGGACGAACCGGGCGACCGGCTCCGCTGGCAGTCGCTCGAGGGCGCACCGATCGGCTACGAGTGTACGATCTCGTTCGAGCCGGCACCGGGGGATCGGGGCACGCTGGTCGACCTCGAGATCGAGTACGATCCGCCGGGCGGCCCGATCGGCGACGCGGTGCTCTCGCGGTTCGGCACCCCTGTCGACCTGGTCGCAGGCGAGAGCCTCCGTCGGTTCAAGAGCCTGGCCGAGACGGGCGAGATCCCGTCGGTCGAGGCGAATCCATCGGGTCGCGGACGCGGCGACCTGGTGTAA